In one window of Octopus bimaculoides isolate UCB-OBI-ISO-001 chromosome 20, ASM119413v2, whole genome shotgun sequence DNA:
- the LOC106879449 gene encoding uncharacterized protein LOC106879449, translating into MTTSCRRLNNGRKSSDPVNLNVGGVIYTTSYLTLVSYSESMLARMFEGDLPSAKDKDGNYFIDRDGKLFRYILNFLRTSKIHLPDSLVELQQLSDEVDFYQIPSLKEEIGLEITRRHEENMVKMLPTCCDSDGYFLDVLEHNGVQANFKNLQLIGHIDIIKVLPLSPDDYGVLQCLVETVKQTDYHPHKSTTGHIWYLGKGCFELQDIYYLTRVEIGELVRAHGARLVSSSASYTNSTETNNMQTILIMDKWHIPAYCIQKLRANCMTCKALPPGRTVGFLDWNQEHQQ; encoded by the exons ACTTAATAATGGTAGAAAAAGCTCTGACCCTGTCAACCTGAATGTAGGTGGGGTGATTTACACTACCTCTTATCTCACATTGGTCAGCTACTCAGAATCAATGCTAGCTCGTATGTTTGAAGGTGACTTGCCTTCGGCCAAAGACAAAGATGGAAACTACTTTATTGATCGAGATGGAAAACTGTTTCG atatattttaaattttcttcgcACAAGTAAAATTCACCTGCCTGATAGTCTGGTAGAATTACAGCAACTTAGTGATGAAGTAGACTTTTATCAAATTCCTAGTTTGAAGGAAGAAATAGGCCTTGAAATTACTCGACGCCATGAGGAGAATATGGTGAAAATGTTACCGACTTGCTGTGATTCTGATGGCTATTTCCTTGACGTTTTGGAGCACAATGGTGTGCAGGCAAACTTCAAGAACCTCCAGCTCATTGGACATATTGATATTATCAAGGTATTACCTCTTAGCCCAGATGATTACGGGGTGCTGCAGTGTTTAGTGgagacagtcaaacagacagactaCCACCCACACAAGAGCACAACTGGTCATATCTGGTATCTAGGGAAAGGCTGCTTTGAACTACAGGATATCTACTACTTGACACGGGTCGAAATTGGGGAGTTAGTGCGTGCACATGGGGCACGCCTtgtgtcatcatcagcatcatacaCCAATAGCACGGAGACGAACAATATGCAGACCATATTGATAATGGACAAGTGGCATATACCTGCCTACTGTATCCAGAAGTTACGTGCAAACTGTATGACTTGTAAAGCTCTCCCTCCTGGTCGCACAGTAGGTTTTTTAGACTGGAACCAggaacaccaacaataa